A window of Bacillus sp. 2205SS5-2 genomic DNA:
TAAAGATTTAAACACAAAGGTAGAAGGAAGAGACATCTTAATCATTGAAGATATTATTGATAGTGGTTTGACACTTAGTTATCTTGTTGATCTTTTCCGTTATCGTAAAGCGAAAACCATTTCAATTGTAACTCTATTAGATAAACCAAGTGGTCGTAAAGCAGATGTTAAAGCTGATTATGTCGGTTTTGAAGTGCCAGATGAATTTGTTGTTGGTTATGGCTTAGATTATATTGAGAGATATCGAAATCTCCCATATATAGGCATTTTAAAACCAGAAATATATACCACTAGCGAATAAGACGGTAAATAGAGGAGTATAATGGTGGAAATGTGTATGCTCTCTCAGGGAGCAAATAGTTGAAATGCCATGTTTTACTATGATACTATTGGATATAGTTTTTTATCGTGGGAGGAGGTAAGGGATGAACCGGATCTTTAGAAATACCATTTTTTATTTACTGATTTTTTTAGTGATTATTGGAGTGGTCAGTTATTTCAGCAATAGCGCTGAGCCGACCAATAATATATCAAATAGTGATTTCCTCACTCAATTAGAGGAAGGGAAAGTAGAGTCCTTTTCGATACAGCCTGAGCGAGGCGTATACGAAGTAAGAGGTCAACTTGAAGGATATAAGGATGATGAATTTTTCCTTACAAATGTTATTGGAGCGAGTGGAGCAATAGACAACATCTTTGCTTTAGCTGACAAGAGCGATGTAAAGGTTGAAACACTCAAAGCAAAAGAAACAAGTGGGTGGGTGTCGTTCTTTACGACCATCATACCGTTTATCATTATCTTTATTTTATTTTTCTTCCTGCTCAACCAAGCTCAAGGCGGCGGCAGTCGCGTCATGAATTTTGGTAAAAGTAAAGCGAAGCTTTATAGTGAAGAAAAGAAAAAAGTACGCTTCAAGGATGTTGCAGGAGCAGATGAAGAAAAAGCAGAGCTTGTAGAAGTGGTTGAATTCTTAAAAGATCCTCGTAAATTTGCTGAGGTTGGCGCACGTATTCCTAAAGGAGTCTTACTTGTAGGGCCTCCGGGGACAGGGAAAACGCTATTAGCTCGAGCTGCCGCAGGTGAAGCGGGTGTGCCATTCTTCTCAATTAGTGGATCTGACTTTGTTGAAATGTTTGTTGGAGTAGGGGCATCTCGTGTTCGCGACCTATTTGAAAACGCAAAGAAAAATGCACCTTGTATTATCTTTATCGATGAAATTGATGCCGTCGGTCGTCAGCGTGGAGCCGGAGTTGGTGGAGGGCACGATGAGCGTGAACAAACATTGAATCAATTACTAGTCGAAATGGATGGTTTTGGAGCGAATGAAGGAATTATCATTGTGGCAGCTACTAACCGCCCTGACATTCTTGATCCAGCTTTATTACGTCCAGGTCGCTTTGATCGTCAAATCACGGTAGATCGTCCTGATGTCATTGGTCGTGAAGCGGTGCTAGAAGTACATGCAAGAAATAAACCTTTTGAAGAAGCAGTGGACTTAAAGGCGATTGCCATGAGAACACCTGGTTTTTCAGGAGCTGATCTTGAAAACTTACTGAATGAAGCGGCACTTGTAGCTGCTCGTCAAAATAAGAAAAAAATTGAAATGTCCGATATCGATGAAGCAACGGATCGTGTAATTGCTGGTCCAGCGAAAAAGACACGGGTTATTTCTAAGAAAGAACGAAATATCGTAGCTTTCCATGAAGCTGGTCATACGGTTATTGGTTTAGTTCTAGATGAAGCAGAAATGGTGCATAAAGTGACCATTGTTCCCCGCGGACAAGCCGGTGGATATGCTGTCATGCTTCCAAGAGAAGATCGATATTTCATGACAAAACCTGAACTGTTGGATAAGATTGCTGGACTACTAGGTGGACGAGTGGCAGAGGAAATTACCTTCGGTGAAGTATCGACAGGAGCTTCTAATGACTTCCAACGTGCCACGGGAATAGCACGCCGAATGGTTACAGAATTTGGGATGAGTGATAAGTTAGGTCCATTACAATTTGGTTCTACCAATGGTGGTCAAGTTTTCTTAGGTCGTGATATCAATAATGAGCAAAATTATTCTGATGCCATTGCCCATGAAATAGACATGGAAATTCAACGTATTATTAAAGAAGCGTACAGTCGAGCCAAAACGATTTTAACTGAAAATCGCGAAAAACTTGATTTAGTTGCAAATACATTGCTTGAAGTAGAAACATTAGATGCAGCGCAAATTAAGCATCTGATTGACCACGGTAAGCTTCCCGAGCGTAAACTACCTGAATCTACGAAAGTAGAAGGTAATGACCAAATGAAAGTAACTATTCAGAAGAAAGAAGATAGTGATTCTTCTTCAGAAAATCAAGAATAAGCAAAAACAAGACGTTGACATCAGCGTCTTGTTTTTTGTTTGATTAGGCTGTATTCGCAAAGATTGTGGCTTTTCGAATAAAAAGGAATCCCTTGACTTGTATGATTTCGTGCTCTTTTCCTAATGAAAAATTCTTGATTTCTAGATTTAAAAAAAGAAATCAATCGAAAAAACCTTACTGCCTGTTTTTTCTTTGTGTCAAGAGCAACAATATATACGAAAAGAGCCATTTGAAAAGAGCATTGATGAATAAGGAATCAATGCCGTGCGGTAGGTTATTCGGGTGTAATTCAGTACGAAATGTGGTCTGTTTATGGTATGATGAGGGCATTCAAAACCTATAGAATGTGGTGGAAAAAATGATATTTGTAATCGATGTAGGCAATACCAATATTGTTTTAGGGGTGTACGAACAAGACGAACTAAAATACCACTGGAGATTAGAAACAAATCGTCATCGAAGTGAAGATGAATATGCAATGATCACTAAAAATCTTTTTGAGCATGTTGGAATGAGGTTTGATTCCATTCATGGTATTATTATTTCTTCTGTTGTTCCCCCTATTATGTTTTCTTTAGAACGAATGTGTACCAAATACTTCGACATAACACCGGTTGTGGTTGGACCTGGAATAAAAACCGGTCTGAATATTAAATATGAAAACCCACGAGAGGTGGGTGCAGATCGTATAGTGAATGCAGTTGCCGGTATCCATGAGTACGGAGGACCATTAATTATTGTCGATTTCGGAACCGCGACGACGTATTGTTATATTAACGAAGAGAAACAATATATGGGTGGAGCGATTGCTCCTGGAATAGGAATTTCAACAGAAGCGTTATATACAAAAGCAGCCAAGCTTCCAAGAATCGA
This region includes:
- the hpt gene encoding hypoxanthine phosphoribosyltransferase, translated to MKQDIEKVLFSEEEIQLKIKELGAQLTEDYSDRFPLAICVLKGAMPFMGDLIKRMDTYLEMDFMDVSSYGASTVSTGEVKIVKDLNTKVEGRDILIIEDIIDSGLTLSYLVDLFRYRKAKTISIVTLLDKPSGRKADVKADYVGFEVPDEFVVGYGLDYIERYRNLPYIGILKPEIYTTSE
- the ftsH gene encoding ATP-dependent zinc metalloprotease FtsH, producing MNRIFRNTIFYLLIFLVIIGVVSYFSNSAEPTNNISNSDFLTQLEEGKVESFSIQPERGVYEVRGQLEGYKDDEFFLTNVIGASGAIDNIFALADKSDVKVETLKAKETSGWVSFFTTIIPFIIIFILFFFLLNQAQGGGSRVMNFGKSKAKLYSEEKKKVRFKDVAGADEEKAELVEVVEFLKDPRKFAEVGARIPKGVLLVGPPGTGKTLLARAAAGEAGVPFFSISGSDFVEMFVGVGASRVRDLFENAKKNAPCIIFIDEIDAVGRQRGAGVGGGHDEREQTLNQLLVEMDGFGANEGIIIVAATNRPDILDPALLRPGRFDRQITVDRPDVIGREAVLEVHARNKPFEEAVDLKAIAMRTPGFSGADLENLLNEAALVAARQNKKKIEMSDIDEATDRVIAGPAKKTRVISKKERNIVAFHEAGHTVIGLVLDEAEMVHKVTIVPRGQAGGYAVMLPREDRYFMTKPELLDKIAGLLGGRVAEEITFGEVSTGASNDFQRATGIARRMVTEFGMSDKLGPLQFGSTNGGQVFLGRDINNEQNYSDAIAHEIDMEIQRIIKEAYSRAKTILTENREKLDLVANTLLEVETLDAAQIKHLIDHGKLPERKLPESTKVEGNDQMKVTIQKKEDSDSSSENQE
- a CDS encoding type III pantothenate kinase, encoding MIFVIDVGNTNIVLGVYEQDELKYHWRLETNRHRSEDEYAMITKNLFEHVGMRFDSIHGIIISSVVPPIMFSLERMCTKYFDITPVVVGPGIKTGLNIKYENPREVGADRIVNAVAGIHEYGGPLIIVDFGTATTYCYINEEKQYMGGAIAPGIGISTEALYTKAAKLPRIEIARPEDIIGKNTVSAMQAGILYGYVGQVDGIVLRMKEQSKREPLVIATGGLATLIAKETDVIDVVDPFLTLKGLSLIYKRNLQ